One genomic window of Osmia bicornis bicornis chromosome 5, iOsmBic2.1, whole genome shotgun sequence includes the following:
- the LOC114880826 gene encoding sodium/hydrogen exchanger 8 translates to MNLYSGSNKLLHRNIVISVIFFTLGLLTTTSYAQKISNLKNETVTVGNKNITLQILTQTNSSTDASTESYASNSYNTSNLKLNVSTSSVANIIPHNVTITTVRPEHDSYNQTTEKITTISTNTVNDKNGSNMSDFTIPSQSSDISNSTNASTTTIMPAEPVLPDKGSAEEEHNSSMSIFFVLCVLALGILLIHLMLETNFQYLPESVVIVFLGGAIGMIINLMSNQNIANWRKEEAFSPTAFFLVLLPPIIFESGYNLHKGNFFQNIGSILVFAIFGTAISAFVIGAGIYLLGLAQVAYKLSFVESFAFGSLISAVDPVATVAIFHALDVDPVLNMLVFGESILNDAISIVLTTSVLESNNATTTSEAIILGLNRFCLMFFASAGIGVVFALISALLLKHVDLRKNPSLEFGLMLVFTYAPYVLAEGIQLSGIMAILFNGIVMSHYTHFNLSTVTQITMQQTMRTLAFIAETCVFAYLGLALFSFRHRVEPALIIWSIILCLIGRAANIFPLAFLVNRFREHQITRKMMFIMWFSGLRGAISYALSLHLDFSDETRHVIITTTLIIVLFTTLIFGGSTMPLLKFLRAEKKQKSNSRRKRKDKEISLSKTREWGQTIDSEHLSELTEEEIEVSFLQSRIRGFARWDLKFFIPFFTRRFTQQELKDCKSQMTDLTNQWYQAIRISPMESDDEVTTASTAQLTINLSAENQSQVNGKQSKGRPSHGISEDWSD, encoded by the exons atgaatttgtaTTCAGGTAGTAATAAACTTTTACACAGAAATATTGTTATCAGTGTAATATTCTTTACTCTTGGTTTATTGACGACAACTTCATATGCACAAAAAATTTCTAACCTCAAAAATGAAACTGTCACGGTGGGCAATAAGAATATCACGTTACAAATTCTCACGCAAACAAATTCAAGTACCGATGCTTCAACAGAGTCATACGCATCAAATAGTTACAACACCAGTAACTTGAAATTAAATGTCAGTACTTCAAGCGTAGCTAATATAATACCTCACAATGTAACCATAACTACAGTTCGACCTGAACATGACAGTTATAATCAAACTACTGAGAAAATTACAACAATATCCACAAATACTGTCAACGATAAAAATGGAAGTAATATGTCGGATTTCACGATTCCATCTCAGAGCTCAGATATCAGTAATTCAACAAATGCAAGTACAACAACAATTATGCCAGCAGAACCAGTATTACCTGACAAAGGAtctgcagaagaagaacataATAGTTCTATGTCtatattttttgttctttGCGTTCTAGCTTTAGGCATCTTACTTATACATCTTATGTtagaaacaaattttcaatactTACCAGAATCTGTAGTCATTGTATTTTTGGGAGGAGCTATTGGCATGATCATAAATTTAATGTCAAATCAAAATATAGCTAATTGGAGGAAAGAAGAAGCCTTCTCTCCGACAGCCTTTTTTCTTGTGCTCCTCCCACCTATTATATTTGAATCTGGCTATAATTTACATAAAggaaatttctttcaaaacaTTGGTAGTATTTtagtttttgccatatttggTACAGCGATATCGGCATTTGTTATAGGAgctggtatttatttattggGATTGGCTCAGGTAGCATATAAACTTAGTTTTGTTGAAAGTTTTGCGTTTGGGTCGTTAATATCTGCAGTAGATCCTGTTGCTACGGTAGCTATATTTCATGCCTTAGATGTAGATCCAGTATTGAATATGTTAGTTTTTGGGGAATCTATTTTAAACGATGCTATTTCTATTGTACTAACTACGTCAGTATTAGAGTCCAATAATGCAACAACTACTAGCGAAGCCATTATTCTTGGCTTAAACAGATTTTGTCTTATGTTCTTTGCTTCTGCTGGCATTGGAGTTGTTTTTGCCCTTATAAGTGCATTATTACTGAAACATGTAGATCTCAGAAAAAATCCTTCTCTTGAATTTGGACTTATGTTGGTATTTACGTATGCACCATACGTTTTGGCAGAAGGCATACAGCTATCTG GTATTATGGCAATATTGTTTAATGGAATTGTAATGTCGCATTACACACATTTTAACTTATCAACTGTAACTCAAATTACAATGCAACAAACAATGAGGACTTTAGCATTTATTGCTGAAACTTGTGTATTCGCATACTTAGGATTAGCTTTGTTCAGCTTTAGGCATCGG GTGGAACCAGCACTCATTATATGGTCTATAATTCTGTGTCTAATTGGTAGAGCTGCAAACATCTTTCCTTTAGCTTTCCTTGTTAATCGTTTTCGAGAACATCAAATTACTCGAAAAATGATGTTTATAATGTGGTTTAGTGGCCTAAGAGGTGCCATTTCTTATGCTTTGTCACTGCATTTGGATTTCAGTGATGAAACACGGCATGTGATTATTACCACCAcattaattattgtattatttacaACATTAATATTTGGTGGCTCCACAATGccattattaaaattcttaagagcagaaaagaaacagaaaagtaatagtagaagaaaaaggaaagataaagaaatttcattaagtAAAACTAGAGAATGG ggaCAAACAATAGATTCAGAACACCTGTCAGAACTTACGGAAGAAGAAATTGAAGTATCTTTTCTTCAGTCTCGAATTCGTGGTTTTGCAAGATGGGATCTAAAATTCTTTATTCCTTTCTTTACAAGAAGATTTACTCAACAAGAATTAAAAGATTGTAAATCTCAAATGACAGATTTAACAAATCAATGGTATCAAGCTATTCGAATTAGCCCTATGGAATCAGACGATGAAGTTACTACGGCGTCAACGGCACAATTAACTATAAATTTATCAGCAGAAAACCAGAGTCAAGTAAATGGAAAGCAAAGCAAAGGACGTCCAAGTCACGG aATCAGCGAGGATTGGTCTGATTAA